The sequence CTGTTCGATGTGTCTCGCACCGTGGCGCGCGCGGCCCTGCAGATGTTGTCCTTCGAAGGCCTGGTGCGCACGGAGCGCAACCGCGGCGCGTTCGTCGCCAACCCCTCGCCCGAGGAGGCGCGCCAGGTGTTCGCCTCGCGCCGGCTGATCGAGCCCAGCATTGCCATTGCCGCCTGCGGACGCGTCACATCAGCCGACATCGCCGCCTTCAGGGCTCAACTCGACGAGGAGGGCCGCTTCATCGCCGAGCGCGGTCCGACCGCGCGGCGTTCCGAGATCAAGGCGTCCGGCGATTTCCATCTGCTGCTTGCTTCCGTCGCCGGCAATGCCATCCTGCAGCGCTTCATGGAGGAACTGGTCGCGCGCTCCTCGCTTGTCATCGCGCTTTATGGGCGGTCTGGCGTGTCAGCCTGCGGGCACAGCGAGCATACGGAAATTGTCGGCGCGCTGGAGAGCAGCGATTGCGAACGGGCCAGCCAGTTGATGCTGCACCACATCGACCATATCGAGGCCGATCTCGATCTGCGCGTCAGGGCGGGCCCTGCGCTGCGCGAGGCACTCAATTTCTAGTTTTCGTCGTCCGTGGCAGCGGGCGCTGCCTGTCCGGCTGCCTTGCGGCGCAGCACCTTGGTCAGCTTCCAGATCGTCGGGCTGTTCTTGACGAACGTTTTCAGCCGCGCGCCCTGGCGAAGCGTCTGCGCCAGGGCGCGGCCCTTCAGCGTCAGCGGGACCAGCACCTCGAAATGCCGGGTTTCGATATCGCACCACTGCCGCTTGTAGGGCTCGTCGCCGACGGAGAAATCGTAGACCGCGAAACCCGCCTCGCAGGCTTCCAGGATGTTGTCGAAGAACAGGAAATCGCCGGGACTGCTGTAGGCGAGATCGTCCTCGGCGATCGCTCCGAACTCGCAGATCAGGCGTTTCCCCGAACGGCTCGACCCGGTGATGGCGCGTAGCTTGCCGGCGACTTCCAAGCCATGCAGCACGAAAGAGGGCGTGTCCTCGGCAAGGGCCTGCGTGAACAGCGCCCTGAAGAAGGCGCGTGTCTGGTCGCCGCCGAAGACATTGGCAATGCCCATCTTGCGAAAGCGGAGCTCCTTCATCTCGAAGAAGGCGTCGAGCAATCTCTCCACCTCGTCCGGGCTGCGCGCCTCGATGCGCCGATGGCTGCCAACGGCGTCGAATTTGCGCATCTGCGACCGATGTTTCTTGCGTTTGCGCTTGCCGCTGGCGCGAAGCAGCAGCGCATCGAAGCCACCGGCGAGGTCGACGGCCAGCGAAAGATTGGGGCTGGCGAAATGATCGAGCGATGCGAGCGGATTGGCGGTACCATCGAGATCGGGCAGCAATCGTTCCAGCGCGATGAGATCGATGTCGGGGCGGGCCTTGGCAATGGCTTCAAATATTGAGCGGACGGGCGCGCTACCCGCCGTGGCCAGCCATTGCGGGTCGGCGGCGGCGAAATTGCCATTGGCATGGCGGCCGCCCATGAAACGGGCGACCCGGAACGGGCCTTGGCTGGCAATCTCCAGGGCCAGCGCGAAGACCGGCTTGCCTCCGAGAGTGAGCGTCGCCACCAACAGATCGGGTTCGAGCAGCGCGGCCCAATTCAAGATCCATATTGCGCCCTGTGCCGGCGCATAAAGCGCCGAGCGGCAGAACCCCGCATAGGCGGCAAGCCCCTCTGCACCCGCGACGGAGACCGATGGCCCGGCGGCATCCTTCGGCAGGGCGCGTGGCGAAGCCTCGGTCGCCGCGAGCCGATTGCCGTCAAATGACGCCATTGCGTCAACCATACCTCAATCCTTAAGGCGTATTGATCCCGATTTGGGGGGCGCAGGCGTATTCCGTGCTTGGATCAGCCTAGGCGCAAAAGGTGA comes from Mesorhizobium japonicum MAFF 303099 and encodes:
- a CDS encoding GntR family transcriptional regulator, which produces MNIADQIYSTDSANQDRAQAIRDNLRDAIVDRRLAPGTKLSEGEVGTLFDVSRTVARAALQMLSFEGLVRTERNRGAFVANPSPEEARQVFASRRLIEPSIAIAACGRVTSADIAAFRAQLDEEGRFIAERGPTARRSEIKASGDFHLLLASVAGNAILQRFMEELVARSSLVIALYGRSGVSACGHSEHTEIVGALESSDCERASQLMLHHIDHIEADLDLRVRAGPALREALNF
- a CDS encoding GNAT family N-acetyltransferase, producing the protein MVDAMASFDGNRLAATEASPRALPKDAAGPSVSVAGAEGLAAYAGFCRSALYAPAQGAIWILNWAALLEPDLLVATLTLGGKPVFALALEIASQGPFRVARFMGGRHANGNFAAADPQWLATAGSAPVRSIFEAIAKARPDIDLIALERLLPDLDGTANPLASLDHFASPNLSLAVDLAGGFDALLLRASGKRKRKKHRSQMRKFDAVGSHRRIEARSPDEVERLLDAFFEMKELRFRKMGIANVFGGDQTRAFFRALFTQALAEDTPSFVLHGLEVAGKLRAITGSSRSGKRLICEFGAIAEDDLAYSSPGDFLFFDNILEACEAGFAVYDFSVGDEPYKRQWCDIETRHFEVLVPLTLKGRALAQTLRQGARLKTFVKNSPTIWKLTKVLRRKAAGQAAPAATDDEN